A section of the Flavobacterium sp. CG_23.5 genome encodes:
- a CDS encoding adenosine deaminase, producing MKLFLTFFLSILLNFGYSQSINTYFEKIRDNEAALTAFFSQMPKGGDLHHHYSGSIYAEPLLAHAISENFYLNIETMQVQKEKPSSGNWEQFTTLKSRGELDAYKQKIMQKWSVKDYNHVDYPSDKLFFESFMKFEPAIKGNFEQGLLELKNRALKENLSYIETQLSTIPCSMNTDDLVKFNARLRQLAIRQDEKAILTSLDSLYNSLLKKDAPAYAKDFNTNFVTKMHNELKIDDARFTMRYQNFVLRFMEPVDLFKNLVIAFISADSSTLMAGVNIVSPEDGETSMKDYWLHMVMFKYCHSRFPNVKYSMHAGELTLGLVQPEDLTWHISAAVYTAGANRIGHGVDMAYEQNSYDLLQYMAKKDIPVEINLVSNEFILKVKENRHPLTLYKEFGVPIVISTDDAGILRTNMTEQYVLLAKRYKDITYADIKQFVYNSINYSFIKDASVKKDLLKNLNTRFKTFESHFPQNK from the coding sequence ATGAAATTATTTCTCACCTTTTTTCTTTCCATTTTATTAAATTTTGGTTATTCACAATCAATCAATACCTATTTTGAAAAGATTAGAGACAATGAAGCCGCTTTAACCGCTTTCTTTTCTCAGATGCCCAAAGGAGGCGATTTGCACCACCACTATTCCGGTTCAATTTATGCTGAGCCTTTATTAGCACATGCGATTAGTGAAAATTTTTACCTCAACATCGAAACGATGCAGGTGCAAAAAGAAAAACCATCAAGCGGTAATTGGGAACAATTTACAACATTGAAAAGTCGAGGAGAATTAGATGCATACAAACAAAAAATAATGCAAAAATGGTCTGTGAAAGACTATAATCATGTCGATTACCCTTCGGACAAGTTGTTTTTTGAATCCTTTATGAAGTTTGAGCCAGCAATCAAAGGAAATTTTGAACAAGGATTATTGGAATTGAAAAATAGAGCCCTAAAAGAAAATCTAAGTTATATAGAAACCCAATTATCTACAATTCCCTGTTCTATGAATACAGATGATTTGGTTAAGTTTAATGCTCGATTACGACAATTGGCGATTCGCCAAGATGAAAAAGCGATATTGACTTCATTAGATTCCTTGTACAATTCCTTGCTAAAAAAAGATGCTCCGGCTTACGCCAAAGATTTCAATACTAATTTTGTTACTAAGATGCACAATGAGCTTAAGATTGATGACGCCCGTTTCACGATGCGTTATCAAAATTTTGTATTGCGTTTTATGGAACCGGTTGATTTATTCAAAAATCTGGTCATTGCATTTATCTCCGCAGATAGCAGCACTCTTATGGCTGGTGTAAATATCGTTTCTCCCGAAGATGGCGAAACTTCCATGAAGGATTACTGGTTGCACATGGTTATGTTTAAATATTGTCATTCCCGTTTTCCAAATGTAAAATACTCGATGCATGCGGGGGAACTAACCTTAGGATTAGTTCAACCAGAAGACCTTACTTGGCATATTAGTGCCGCTGTTTACACTGCTGGCGCAAATAGAATAGGACACGGCGTTGACATGGCTTATGAACAGAATTCATATGATTTATTGCAATATATGGCTAAAAAGGACATCCCTGTAGAGATCAATTTAGTGAGTAATGAGTTCATTTTAAAGGTCAAAGAAAACCGCCATCCATTAACTTTATATAAAGAATTTGGCGTTCCAATAGTTATCAGTACCGATGATGCAGGGATTCTGCGAACTAATATGACCGAGCAATATGTTCTATTAGCAAAAAGATACAAGGACATCACTTATGCCGATATTAAGCAATTTGTTTACAATAGCATTAATTACAGTTTCATAAAAGATGCTTCGGTAAAAAAAGATTTACTGAAAAATTTGAACACGAGATTTAAAACTTTTGAATCTCATTTTCCGCAAAATAAATAA
- a CDS encoding transglutaminase domain-containing protein gives MSRTFLWYLRRHPLLYKIRFRLVSKKTSIDKIERFCYNGLNKKTDMPVIYFQLNNMIFTRKKTDLTDIEKVKKIAKWLRNHIKGGPGLGKSSENALLKMIKGEGGVCSDFSQIFNNFCVINDLKVKEWGLKISKGNSSVLGGHSFNEVYCKEFQKWIIIDVSKSIFFYHISPKLPLSVLELIDLKKQNKEIYYSIFNKKLISDEQNIDDLYLSSDSSPFVITNYCNKTYDYYLNKLTMFPESIIHGIVFLSGNSYAYEFPKYKC, from the coding sequence ATGAGTAGAACTTTCCTTTGGTATTTAAGAAGACATCCTTTACTGTATAAAATAAGATTTAGATTAGTTTCTAAGAAGACTTCTATCGATAAAATTGAACGTTTTTGTTATAATGGCTTGAACAAAAAAACGGATATGCCAGTTATTTATTTTCAGCTAAATAATATGATTTTCACCCGTAAAAAAACTGACTTAACCGATATAGAAAAAGTCAAAAAAATAGCAAAATGGCTCAGAAATCACATAAAAGGAGGACCCGGATTAGGTAAATCTTCTGAAAATGCGCTATTAAAAATGATTAAAGGCGAAGGAGGCGTTTGCAGTGATTTCTCGCAGATTTTTAATAATTTTTGTGTCATTAATGATTTGAAAGTAAAGGAATGGGGACTGAAAATTTCAAAGGGAAACTCTTCCGTTTTAGGCGGACATTCCTTTAATGAAGTGTATTGCAAAGAATTTCAAAAATGGATTATAATCGATGTGTCCAAATCAATATTTTTTTATCATATCAGTCCAAAATTACCCTTGTCAGTTTTGGAGCTAATTGATTTAAAAAAACAAAATAAAGAAATCTATTACTCAATTTTCAATAAAAAATTGATTTCCGATGAACAAAACATTGATGACCTTTATCTTAGTTCTGACTCGTCTCCTTTCGTAATCACTAATTACTGCAACAAAACGTATGACTATTACCTAAACAAACTAACCATGTTTCCAGAGTCAATTATTCATGGTATTGTTTTTCTTAGTGGCAACAGTTATGCCTATGAGTTTCCGAAGTATAAATGTTAA
- a CDS encoding PASTA domain-containing protein, producing the protein MSLRKYLTSRVFFGQILIAIAIIAVLGYLFIHWLTFTTDHGHEITVPDLRKLTVEQVEDKLNELDLDYVLLDSVDFRSEFPKFSVVEQDPLPGEKVKVGRKVYIKINASGFSSVKIPDLIEKTYREAVPTLKALGLEEGTITYIPNLGKDMVLEMRYKGRNLKVGDRVLKSSKIDLVLGDGKASYVDESTVDSTAVPVPEQAPENEQ; encoded by the coding sequence ATGAGTTTACGTAAGTATCTTACTAGCCGTGTCTTTTTTGGTCAAATATTAATTGCTATTGCTATTATTGCCGTTTTAGGTTATTTGTTTATCCATTGGTTGACTTTTACCACTGATCATGGGCATGAAATTACGGTTCCAGATTTGAGAAAATTGACTGTCGAGCAGGTGGAGGATAAGTTAAACGAGTTGGATTTAGATTATGTGCTTTTGGACAGCGTAGATTTTAGAAGTGAATTCCCTAAATTTAGTGTAGTTGAGCAAGATCCTTTGCCTGGCGAAAAAGTAAAAGTAGGTAGAAAAGTATATATTAAAATAAATGCTTCGGGGTTTTCGTCCGTGAAAATACCTGATTTAATTGAAAAAACATACCGTGAGGCGGTTCCAACGTTGAAAGCTTTGGGACTTGAAGAAGGGACGATTACTTATATTCCAAATCTTGGAAAGGATATGGTTCTGGAAATGCGTTATAAGGGAAGAAACCTAAAAGTAGGGGACAGGGTCTTGAAATCTTCTAAAATTGATTTGGTTTTAGGAGACGGAAAAGCGAGTTATGTAGATGAAAGCACAGTAGACAGTACGGCGGTACCAGTACCAGAACAAGCACCAGAAAATGAACAATAA
- a CDS encoding DUF421 domain-containing protein, whose protein sequence is MTEIFEWNRLLYNDLPESFLLEVIFRSTIMFTVLLLTLKVAGKRGVKQLSVFETVIIIALGSAAGDPMFYEEVGIIPPITVFLVIILLYRLVTWLTGKSKRFEEFIEGKTECLISEGKFSIATFKKESLAQDEFFSELRLKSVEHLGQVKNAFMETSGEISVFYYEDNEVQPGLPILPFLFDLKSKIIPAEGIYSCTFCGNTESHKPGNAECTICEKLEWVEAINTVRKT, encoded by the coding sequence ATGACAGAAATATTTGAATGGAACCGCTTATTGTACAATGATTTACCCGAATCCTTCCTTTTAGAAGTTATTTTCCGATCAACGATAATGTTTACGGTTTTACTTCTGACCTTAAAAGTGGCCGGTAAACGTGGAGTGAAGCAGTTGTCTGTTTTTGAAACAGTGATCATTATCGCGTTGGGTTCTGCAGCTGGAGATCCCATGTTTTATGAAGAAGTTGGAATAATACCACCGATTACAGTTTTTTTAGTCATCATTCTTTTATACCGTTTAGTTACATGGCTGACCGGAAAAAGCAAACGATTTGAAGAGTTTATAGAAGGTAAAACGGAATGTTTAATCAGCGAAGGAAAATTTTCAATTGCTACTTTTAAAAAAGAAAGTCTGGCACAAGATGAATTCTTTTCGGAACTTCGATTGAAATCAGTGGAACATTTGGGTCAGGTAAAAAATGCTTTCATGGAAACCAGCGGTGAAATCAGTGTTTTCTATTATGAAGATAATGAAGTGCAACCAGGATTACCAATCCTGCCCTTTTTATTCGATCTAAAAAGTAAAATTATTCCTGCTGAAGGTATTTATTCCTGCACTTTTTGCGGAAATACAGAAAGTCATAAACCTGGAAATGCGGAATGCACAATTTGTGAAAAACTGGAATGGGTAGAAGCTATAAATACAGTCCGAAAAACCTAA
- a CDS encoding D-alanine--D-alanine ligase has translation MKNIAIIMGGYSSEYKISLISGNVVYQFLDRNKFNGFQIHIFKEKWVYVDVNNVEFPIDKNDFSVTVDGAKITFDCVFNAIHGTPGEDGLMQAYFELLNIPQTSCDYYQAALTFNKRDLLSVLKPYGIKTAISYYLNKGDIINTEEIVTKVGLPCFVKPNKAGSSFGISKVKMAAELPIAIEVAYKEDNEIIIESFLDGTEVSVGVINYKGTVTVLPITEIVSDNDFFDYEAKYLGKSQEITPARISDEMTQKVSEIAKRAYEVLKMKGFSRSEFIIVNDEPHMLEMNTIPGLTTESLIPQQAKAAGISLEDLFTNAIELAF, from the coding sequence ATGAAAAACATTGCTATTATCATGGGCGGCTATTCCAGCGAGTACAAAATCTCACTCATTAGCGGAAACGTCGTATATCAATTTCTGGACAGAAATAAATTCAACGGATTCCAAATTCATATTTTCAAAGAAAAATGGGTGTATGTTGATGTTAATAATGTTGAATTCCCTATAGATAAAAATGATTTTTCAGTAACAGTGGATGGAGCTAAAATTACTTTCGACTGTGTTTTTAATGCGATTCATGGTACTCCTGGCGAAGACGGATTGATGCAGGCGTATTTCGAATTGCTAAATATTCCACAAACATCTTGTGATTATTACCAAGCCGCATTAACCTTCAATAAACGCGATTTACTGTCAGTATTAAAACCATACGGAATTAAAACAGCTATTTCCTATTATTTAAATAAAGGTGACATCATCAACACCGAAGAAATTGTAACTAAAGTAGGATTGCCTTGTTTTGTAAAACCAAATAAAGCGGGTTCCAGTTTTGGAATTTCAAAAGTAAAAATGGCCGCCGAATTGCCAATCGCTATCGAAGTGGCTTATAAAGAAGACAACGAAATCATCATAGAAAGTTTCCTTGATGGAACCGAAGTTTCTGTTGGCGTCATCAATTACAAAGGAACTGTAACCGTTTTACCCATAACCGAAATAGTTTCTGACAATGACTTCTTCGATTACGAAGCCAAATATCTAGGTAAATCGCAGGAAATTACACCAGCGAGAATCTCAGATGAAATGACACAAAAAGTAAGCGAAATAGCAAAACGTGCCTACGAAGTCCTTAAAATGAAAGGCTTCTCCCGTAGCGAATTTATCATTGTAAACGATGAACCGCACATGCTGGAAATGAACACTATTCCCGGTCTGACCACCGAAAGTTTGATTCCGCAACAAGCCAAAGCTGCCGGAATTTCATTAGAAGATTTATTTACTAACGCCATAGAATTGGCGTTCTAA
- a CDS encoding PhnA domain-containing protein has protein sequence MSIERELNKRSGSKCELCGATENLKVYEVLPTKKGGIDEIIMACSTCIDQIENPDNVDLNHWRCLNDSMWNENPAVQVVAWRMLSRLRSSGWPQELLDQMYLDEDTLAWAQATGEGEEEENKVIHRDSNGVILEIGDSVVLIKDLKVKGSSMVAKQGTAVRNIRLDHENAEYIEGKVDGQTIVIITQYVKKI, from the coding sequence ATGAGTATAGAAAGAGAATTAAATAAACGCAGCGGATCTAAATGTGAACTTTGTGGAGCAACTGAAAACCTAAAAGTGTATGAAGTGCTACCAACAAAAAAAGGCGGAATAGACGAAATTATTATGGCTTGCAGTACGTGTATCGACCAAATAGAAAATCCGGATAATGTAGATTTAAATCATTGGAGATGTTTGAATGATAGCATGTGGAATGAAAATCCAGCAGTACAAGTTGTTGCATGGAGAATGTTAAGTCGCTTACGCTCTTCTGGGTGGCCGCAAGAATTATTGGATCAAATGTATTTAGACGAAGATACTTTGGCTTGGGCTCAAGCAACTGGTGAAGGGGAAGAAGAAGAAAACAAGGTGATTCACCGCGACAGTAATGGCGTAATTCTTGAAATTGGAGATTCCGTAGTTTTAATTAAAGATTTAAAAGTGAAAGGATCGAGCATGGTTGCTAAACAAGGAACTGCAGTTCGTAACATCCGTTTAGACCACGAAAATGCTGAATACATTGAAGGTAAAGTAGACGGTCAGACTATTGTAATTATTACACAATACGTGAAGAAAATATAG
- a CDS encoding NAD(P)/FAD-dependent oxidoreductase: protein MYKTFSKNMKQDVIIVGAGLAGLSAAVHLHRQGRKVLVLEASDRAGGRIKTDSHEGFLLDRGFQVLLTAYPETKTLLNYKDLKLRKMLPGATVLYDGGSFEIADPFRRPSAALATLFAPVGTFKDKINTLWLKNRLQKLTIEAIFEQPEQTTRKQLADYGFSPKMIQRFYAPFLSGIFLENELQTSRRMFDFVMKMFSDGDVAVPALGMEEIPKQLVAMLPEGNIQCHTKVTAVDGNKVTTADGTVFEANQILLATTANNLTQKFFTKQKMTSHQVTNVYFEASEAPTKKAVVVLNASTHKKWVNNLTVMSNVSEAYAPKGKVLISVSYNGIPTVDDATLAENMKEELKQWYGEKVNSWKMLKAYRIEYALPTQESVRNEIAASEIKISDTLYICGDNLLNGSINAALKTGRLAAEAMKI, encoded by the coding sequence TTGTATAAAACATTTTCAAAAAACATGAAACAAGATGTAATTATTGTTGGAGCGGGACTAGCGGGATTATCTGCAGCTGTTCATTTGCACCGTCAAGGGCGAAAAGTACTCGTTCTAGAAGCAAGTGACCGTGCGGGAGGAAGAATAAAAACCGATTCTCATGAAGGGTTTCTATTAGACAGAGGTTTCCAAGTACTTTTGACCGCCTATCCGGAAACAAAAACTTTACTCAATTATAAAGACTTAAAATTAAGAAAAATGTTACCCGGAGCAACTGTGCTCTATGACGGAGGCAGTTTTGAAATCGCAGATCCATTCCGAAGACCTTCGGCAGCATTGGCGACCCTTTTTGCTCCCGTTGGCACATTTAAAGATAAAATTAATACCCTTTGGTTAAAAAATAGATTGCAAAAATTAACCATCGAAGCCATTTTCGAACAACCGGAACAAACTACCCGCAAGCAACTGGCTGATTATGGTTTTAGTCCAAAAATGATTCAGCGTTTTTATGCCCCCTTCCTTTCTGGGATTTTTTTGGAAAATGAATTGCAAACTTCCAGAAGAATGTTCGATTTTGTGATGAAAATGTTTTCCGATGGTGATGTGGCGGTTCCAGCTTTGGGAATGGAAGAAATTCCAAAACAATTAGTCGCCATGCTTCCCGAAGGCAATATTCAATGCCATACAAAAGTAACTGCCGTTGATGGAAATAAAGTAACCACTGCAGACGGAACCGTTTTTGAAGCCAACCAAATCCTTTTGGCTACGACCGCAAATAACCTTACCCAGAAATTCTTCACGAAACAAAAAATGACTTCGCATCAAGTAACTAACGTTTATTTTGAAGCAAGTGAAGCGCCTACAAAAAAAGCGGTGGTTGTACTAAATGCTTCAACCCATAAAAAATGGGTCAATAATTTGACCGTCATGTCCAATGTTTCTGAAGCCTATGCTCCAAAAGGAAAAGTACTTATTTCTGTTTCCTACAATGGAATCCCAACTGTTGATGATGCTACTTTGGCCGAAAACATGAAAGAAGAATTGAAACAATGGTACGGGGAAAAAGTAAATTCTTGGAAAATGCTCAAGGCGTATCGCATTGAATATGCTTTGCCCACTCAGGAAAGTGTGCGGAATGAAATTGCTGCTTCTGAAATAAAAATTTCTGATACATTATATATTTGTGGAGACAACTTGCTGAATGGTTCTATCAATGCCGCATTAAAAACGGGACGATTAGCCGCCGAAGCAATGAAAATATAG
- a CDS encoding GNAT family N-acetyltransferase — MSKIEIKKASLSDLKALKIISIQTFSETFAEVNTPENIENYNRESFSEAQLTTELNNPNSQFFIAYSDSEPIGYLKINSGKAQTEVINDHALEIHRIYVSQSFHGKKVGQLLLDKVIEIAQQSAVDYIWLGVWEENHRALRFYTKNGFVAFDTHVFILGEDKQTDLLMKLDLNKKS; from the coding sequence ATGTCCAAAATTGAAATTAAAAAAGCATCACTATCTGACCTTAAGGCACTAAAAATAATAAGCATACAAACCTTTTCTGAAACTTTTGCAGAAGTGAACACACCCGAAAATATTGAAAATTATAATCGGGAAAGTTTTAGCGAGGCACAATTAACTACGGAACTAAACAATCCAAATTCCCAGTTTTTTATTGCTTATTCGGATTCAGAACCCATTGGTTATTTAAAAATAAATTCTGGTAAGGCACAAACTGAAGTTATAAATGATCATGCTTTAGAAATTCATAGAATCTATGTTTCACAATCTTTTCACGGAAAAAAAGTAGGCCAATTATTGCTGGACAAAGTAATCGAAATTGCGCAACAAAGTGCGGTAGATTATATTTGGCTTGGAGTCTGGGAAGAAAATCATAGAGCATTACGCTTTTATACAAAAAATGGTTTTGTTGCATTTGACACTCATGTTTTTATTCTTGGAGAAGATAAACAAACCGATTTATTAATGAAATTGGACCTAAATAAAAAATCATAA
- the coaD gene encoding pantetheine-phosphate adenylyltransferase, with translation MKKAIFPGSFDPITLGHEDIIKRSISLFDEIVIAIGINAEKKYMFSLEERKRFIEETFKNEPKVSVITYEGLTIDLCHRIKADFILRGLRNPADFEFEKAIAHTNRRLSKIETVFLLTAARTSYISSSIVRDVIRNGGQYEMLVPDAVRVKDVYL, from the coding sequence ATGAAAAAAGCTATATTTCCCGGATCGTTTGATCCCATTACCTTAGGCCATGAAGACATCATCAAAAGAAGCATTTCGTTATTTGATGAAATCGTAATTGCTATTGGTATCAATGCCGAAAAAAAATACATGTTTTCCCTTGAGGAAAGAAAACGCTTTATCGAAGAGACATTCAAAAATGAACCCAAAGTTTCGGTGATTACGTACGAAGGTTTGACAATAGATTTGTGTCATAGAATAAAAGCGGACTTTATTCTCCGTGGCTTACGCAATCCCGCCGATTTTGAATTCGAAAAAGCCATAGCACACACCAACCGCCGTTTGTCAAAAATAGAAACCGTGTTTTTGTTGACTGCAGCCAGAACTTCCTATATCAGTTCCAGTATTGTAAGAGATGTAATTCGCAATGGCGGCCAATACGAAATGTTAGTTCCCGATGCCGTAAGAGTGAAAGATGTATATTTATAG
- a CDS encoding RluA family pseudouridine synthase encodes MNNNIETIDLEEELFEHFRFEVPKGQASLRIDKYLMSLIQNATRNKIQIAATEGNIFVNDVTVRSNYKVKANDVVRVMLSHPPFENHIIPENIPLNIVYEDDALLLINKEPGMVVHPGHGNYTGTLVHALAYHFDNLPMNSSERPGLVHRIDKDTSGLLVIAKTEAAMTHLAKQFEAKTSEREYIALVWGNVIADQGTIEGNVARHVKDRMQMAVFADPEIGKPAVTHYKVLERFGYVTLISCQLETGRTHQIRVHLKHIGHTLFNDERYGGHLILKGTTFTKYKQFIENCFKALPRQALHAKTLGFVHPTTGEMMRFDTELPQDFQDCIEKWRNYSKSHSTEEEEN; translated from the coding sequence ATGAACAATAATATAGAAACAATAGATTTAGAAGAGGAGTTATTTGAACATTTTAGATTTGAAGTTCCTAAAGGCCAAGCGTCTTTAAGAATAGACAAATACTTGATGAGTCTGATACAAAATGCAACACGGAATAAAATACAGATTGCAGCAACAGAAGGGAATATTTTTGTAAACGACGTCACAGTGAGGTCGAATTACAAAGTGAAAGCAAATGATGTGGTTCGCGTCATGTTGTCGCATCCACCGTTTGAAAATCACATTATTCCCGAGAATATCCCGTTGAATATTGTTTATGAGGACGATGCGTTGTTATTGATAAACAAAGAGCCAGGAATGGTAGTTCATCCCGGTCATGGGAATTATACAGGGACTTTGGTTCATGCTTTGGCGTATCACTTTGATAATTTGCCAATGAACAGCAGCGAACGTCCAGGACTCGTTCATAGAATTGACAAAGACACTTCGGGTTTACTGGTGATTGCCAAAACCGAAGCGGCAATGACGCATCTTGCCAAACAGTTTGAAGCCAAAACCTCTGAAAGGGAATATATAGCTTTGGTTTGGGGGAACGTAATTGCTGATCAAGGTACGATTGAAGGGAATGTGGCGCGCCACGTCAAAGACCGCATGCAAATGGCAGTTTTTGCTGATCCGGAAATAGGAAAACCTGCTGTAACGCATTATAAAGTGTTGGAGCGTTTTGGTTATGTTACTTTGATTTCATGCCAACTGGAAACAGGCAGAACACACCAAATACGTGTTCACTTAAAACATATAGGGCACACTTTGTTTAATGACGAGCGTTATGGTGGTCATTTGATTTTGAAGGGAACTACGTTTACCAAATACAAACAGTTTATAGAAAATTGTTTTAAAGCGTTGCCTCGCCAAGCGTTACATGCCAAAACTTTGGGCTTTGTGCATCCAACAACGGGAGAAATGATGCGTTTTGATACAGAACTCCCTCAAGATTTTCAGGATTGTATAGAGAAATGGAGAAATTACTCGAAATCACATAGCACTGAAGAAGAAGAAAATTAA
- a CDS encoding MFS transporter, whose amino-acid sequence MNNNSLDLKKPAILNAAVIVAALGYFVDIYDLLLFGIVRTDSLKDLGITGDAIRNQGEYLISMQMFGMLFGGILWGILGDKKGRISVLFGSILIYSVANIANGMVTTVDGYAFWRLIAGIGLAGELGAGITLVTESLPKEKRGYGTMIVASVGVSGAVVAYFVYQIFQDWRLCYYAGGVLGILLLFLRISISESGMFKQVQQSKETKGDFLSLFRDKKRFSKYIQCILIGVPLWFLVGVLITFSPEFAKALGVQGFETIAAGKAIAWCYGGLVLGDIVSGLLSQWLKSRKKIMYLFLVFNLLMIFIYLNAFGITASTFYTICFIMGFSVGYWVLFVTIAAEQFGTNIRATVTTTVPNFVRGSLPLIIIIYGFFRDKIFDGNILQSAMIVGSILSIIALLALWKLKETFHTDLNYSEQDNRIYFRKKKLISKISTRLKFGN is encoded by the coding sequence ATGAATAATAATTCTCTAGATTTAAAAAAACCTGCTATTCTCAATGCGGCAGTAATTGTAGCTGCACTTGGCTATTTTGTAGACATTTATGATTTACTACTTTTTGGAATCGTACGTACCGATAGTTTAAAAGACTTAGGAATCACTGGCGATGCCATCCGGAATCAAGGAGAATATCTCATAAGTATGCAAATGTTTGGGATGCTTTTTGGCGGCATTCTTTGGGGAATTTTGGGTGACAAAAAAGGTAGAATTTCCGTTTTATTTGGTTCTATTTTGATTTATTCTGTGGCTAATATCGCCAATGGAATGGTAACTACAGTGGATGGTTATGCTTTTTGGCGACTGATTGCAGGAATAGGACTTGCAGGAGAATTAGGAGCGGGAATTACCCTTGTTACTGAATCCTTACCAAAAGAAAAACGAGGATATGGAACTATGATTGTCGCTTCGGTGGGCGTTTCCGGTGCGGTTGTCGCTTATTTTGTCTATCAGATTTTTCAGGATTGGCGTTTGTGTTATTATGCTGGTGGTGTTTTGGGAATTTTATTACTCTTTCTAAGAATCAGCATTTCAGAGTCGGGAATGTTCAAACAAGTTCAGCAAAGCAAAGAAACTAAAGGTGATTTCTTGTCCTTATTTAGAGATAAAAAAAGATTTTCAAAATACATTCAATGCATACTTATTGGAGTTCCGCTGTGGTTTTTAGTAGGAGTTTTGATTACATTTTCACCTGAATTTGCCAAAGCATTAGGCGTGCAGGGATTTGAAACTATTGCCGCTGGAAAAGCTATCGCTTGGTGTTATGGAGGCTTGGTTCTAGGAGATATTGTCAGCGGACTATTGAGTCAGTGGCTGAAAAGCAGAAAAAAAATCATGTATTTATTTTTGGTTTTCAATCTTTTAATGATTTTTATTTATCTGAATGCGTTTGGCATTACAGCTAGCACTTTCTACACTATTTGTTTTATCATGGGATTCTCCGTGGGATATTGGGTATTATTTGTAACAATTGCAGCAGAACAATTTGGAACCAACATTCGTGCAACGGTAACAACGACAGTCCCTAATTTTGTGCGAGGTTCACTTCCGCTCATTATTATAATTTATGGTTTTTTCAGAGATAAAATCTTCGACGGAAACATTCTTCAATCCGCAATGATTGTAGGTTCTATACTTTCTATAATCGCATTATTGGCGCTTTGGAAATTAAAAGAAACTTTTCACACTGATTTGAATTATTCGGAACAAGACAACAGAATTTACTTTAGAAAAAAAAAATTAATATCAAAAATCAGTACTCGATTAAAATTCGGTAATTAA